The following proteins are encoded in a genomic region of Candidatus Margulisiibacteriota bacterium:
- the rpsO gene encoding 30S ribosomal protein S15: protein MAVKNKTEVITEFKIGAKDTGSTPVQIALLTASINNLVEHLKINKNDFHSRRGLLLMVGKRRRLLRYFKSKDLAGYNALIAKLGIKG from the coding sequence ATGGCAGTTAAAAATAAAACGGAAGTTATTACAGAATTTAAGATCGGCGCCAAAGACACCGGTTCGACGCCAGTGCAGATCGCTTTGCTGACCGCGTCTATCAACAATCTGGTCGAGCATCTCAAGATCAACAAAAATGACTTTCATTCCCGCCGCGGTTTGTTGCTCATGGTTGGCAAACGCCGCCGCTTGTTGCGTTATTTCAAGTCCAAAGATCTGGCCGGTTATAACGCCTTGATCGCCAAACTGGGGATCAAAGGATAG